The stretch of DNA CGAGGAAACGATGACGTTTTCGCGGTTAATTTTCAAAGGTGGAGTCGCTAATTGTCCATAACAATATTATAATTGATTGCATTTGATCTCTCAAACTGAATTTGAAATCTTAATTAGCCCATATCAAAATTCAAAACATTGGATAAGCCCAAGCAAAAAAATAAAGcccatttatatattttatcgTACTGGACCAACCTTGTTTTAAGGAATCTTCCGTGATGTCATAAAGTTGTTTCGTCTTATGTTTTTCGTGATATgttgaaatataaattttttatttattaaataattttgtatttaaaaaacataaaaatgaaacataatttttaaaagttaaaaGTACACACAATTCAATTTTAAAACTTAcatgtaatttttaaaaattacatgtaattaaaaaaattgatgaaTTCCACTAttcattatttttgaaaaattaagagAAAATGGGGTTTATTTATAGACAAATGGCTGGgttcgtaaaaaaaaaatatatatatatatatatatatatatatatatatatatatatatatatatatatatatatatatatatatatatatatatctgtgtgtgtgtgtgatgaaCAAATCATTTTGTACTTAAATACGCTCTAAATTCTAATTGTAAGatagtaaaatatttatttaagtttttaataataattatcgCATTAAACTGCATTTCATATCAATAGGAGCATTATATGGATCTATAAAGTCAGCATGATGATGTTAATCACGACGATGCATAATCCCATCCCTTGGGAAATGGGTTCTGGTGTGATTGTTGATTGAGCAACGAAACAGAAGAACTGTCGGACCCATCATTTCCATTATCTAGGATTTGATTGTCGATATTGTTAATATCCTGATTAGCGCCATGCATTGTTTGATCCTTCCTCGAAAATATCCCACTGTTGGATTCCAATCCAATCCCATATTGAGAGGAAATTATGTTGTCTGGCATCGATGCGGATAACGTGTATATTATGTGTGGATTACTATGAATCCCGGATAACATGTCGTAACAGATCAATTTTCCACTATCGTCTTGTACGAAATTGTGATCCGAGCTAGGTTTAACAATCCCTGGATTGAGATTATGAAACACGCCCATGGTTTGTGAAGGAATTGAAACAAACATGTCTTCCATGTTGGATCGATCACCTTGTTCGCTTTCGGCTACTGGTCTGGTACTGCTGCTAGAGGTGTTTTTCTTGAAAATCCGGCATAAAACCCAATCATCAAGCTATATAGTTCATACCCAGAAAATCGATCAGTAAAAAATTAATTACATTGAATCTAGCTACTTATATGGTGATTAAAAGATCTGCCAACATCTCTCATGTCTATCTTTCCTGTTTAATGAAATGGTAACATAAATTATGACACGACGAGTaattaaaatttggaaacaatATCCTTACATAACGTTGTTCTCTTTGAAATTATTCCATTTTACTGTTTTAGTTTCATTTTTCCCCAAATTATGTAACATTTCGTGcaacaaatttttatttaaaaaaaacttattgCTTTGGAAAAAGTAAGATGaggaaaagggaaaaatacCATGACTTTAGATTACCATAATCCATATTTCTTGATAAGGTAACTTTTTTCCTTAGAAGCAATTACTTACCCTCAAAGATCCTTTGCTGCTAACGGGCATTCCAGGGGCCTTAACGTTGAAATTATTTTCAAGAAGACGATATTCATGCATTATCCAATCGGTCTTAATGCCCTTTGGTGGCTTCCCACAGTAGAAAACTAAAGCTTTCTTCACCCCAACCTTTTGGATCTGATCCTTGGAGGTGAATACGGGCTTGTCCGTGCCCGTGGCCTTCCAATAGCCCGAAGTGGCTGCCCGATTCGGCCGGGCTCCGTTAGGGTATTTCCGGTCTCTCGGGCTGAAAAAGTACCATTCTTGTTCTCCAAAACTCGCCTTACCTAAAACCAAAGGAATCAACGATGTTACACAACTAATACCAAGAGTTGAAGTTAATGGAAAACAGACCAtcgattgattggattggaggATTCAAATCGTGAGATGTACATGCACATGTACATACATATTAGTATATTACATATAAAcgcatatacatatatatactaatATACATACGTACTTGGAAGTTCCCATGGATCATATTTATAGAGATCAACTTCTGCTATGATTGTGCTTGCGGGCAAAGGCTCGGAGGCAGCTTTTTTCTTGAGATAGTGAACCACAAGCTCCTCATCCGTGGGGTGGAAACGAAACCCTGGAGGCAGATGCGGTTGCCCGCAGCTCGAACTCGGGCTCTCCATCGATATtcagattttctaagaatttatATATGATACCTAACCTGTACTATAGATTCTGTAGCTcacacttttttttttggatatAAAAGAGAAGAATTTTCTAAGGTTTAACCGTGAAAGAATACAAAATGATGAACTGCGGTTGCGTAGAACGACTaaccttttatatatatatagttttgatagaGTAAACACACATTGTAGATATCTATGTGACCACGGTTGAGACGACGTCTAATACATCATTGTGGACACCTATATGACCATCGCTAAGATGAAGTTTATTATATCAAATAGACGAACGTCACATCATCTTAGCCGATGATCACATAGATATCCACAATGATTGATCATCATATcaaaactttatatatatatatacacgactGAATGGACCCGTTTTGTGCCTTTTTCTAAGATAAAATGTTTTTGGTTTTATATGATTAATACATAAAACAAGTTAAAAATCATAGCGACATCATATGCATGATGAAAATAATTGATATGTAGCATAAGATATGAGCTAGCAAGTTAAACAGTcatttttatacaaaaattttagattttttttttcagaagaaaatattattattatatttttactaCTGAAGATATTTTCAGATAAAATATAACGGAGGCGTGTGGGGAGCACAAAGACCAGAAAAATGGAAAGAGTCTTGTACGCTTTTGATTTCATGTCATGCGTTTATTATGTAACAGTAACAGACAATATCTCATAACCAATGGGTTGGCAGTTCCAAACGCGGACAACCCCATATGTTCATGTATTGATTCGCTTTAGTATGATCACTTGCGGTTTCATGTCCACGTCTGATGACGATGTTGGAGTTAAGTTACAATAACAATCAGTCATGACTTAATTAGCACTTCAATTTTATTCGGAAAATTTGTAATTTCTGATTTATACGTCTGTTTTTTTGTACTTCTGACGTATGTTGTTGTCAAAATTGAATCTTCATatgtaaatttcaaattttgacaattttcgcatgtaaatttcaaattttgaaaaaaaaaaaaacacatagaACAAAAACATATACTGAAATTTGACGACATGCATGagcaaaatcataaaaattcaaatataaaaAACCGAAGTTACAAATTTCTCATAGTATTCAAATatcaaatatcattttttaCCCAAAAACCAGTAatcttttctaaaaaaaaaaactacttaTTTAATAATGATTTCTAAATTATTTGATAATGGAGATTTTATTTAGTCTTATTCCAATCCACCAAATCGTGCAAAAGGACAAGAGAAACAAGGCCAAATGTGGGGTTGTCTACATTGGCAAGTCAAAAGTTGCGGGAGTGTATATCATTTTAGTGCAGAAAGATAGACCATGAGCTGAAGTGATAAACTAGATATTGTTGTTTACGACATCGTGAGAACATATATGGAGAGAATTCGAGAGAATAAAATTCTTGACCAAAATGGTCAATTGGCCAGAAATACCCTAAGCATGGTGACACCTTGTAGCTTTCTCGTATGGGTTGGTTTCTCttgatttagttttttttttttttttttttagtgcaATGATCAAATatatgtaataataataatatatactaGCAAAAGCAGTCTTGTTAGACTCAATTAACTGgatttttagttgtttaatCAGATTTATTAtcttaaaattatataaatgagtCGAAGTTTCATTTTCATACATGAGATTTGGATGTGTGTATCAAATTTAGTTCAATACATGTGATCATTAGCATGAAAATTAAATagataacaaaaataataaggttttctttaaaataataataataagttttgggaACTTTTAAGTATTGTAAAGTTCCTAGGACTGAGAATTCGTGGGGTATATAACAAGGAAGGGGACTTGCGTCTGATTCTTGATAAGCTTTCGAGTGGCTGATATTTACAGGAAAACCCACTATTTTGCCAGTTCTTAAGTGGGGTTCCTCCAATTTCATCGGCCCAATTTTGCTTTTAAGCTGACTAATGCCGGTCTCGAGATAACCATGGACTAGCAATTCTTAAATATTTTTACGCAATGTTTTGGACTTCCTCCAATTTCATCGGCCCATTCAATTTTATGTgtagtttttatttaaaaactaagATAACAAAATATTAGGTATAAATATGTTGAGTGACTAAAAAGATTGAAATAACATGTATATCTCAATAGtcttattttttgaaataagaTTGAAATAACATGTATATCTCAATAGTCGATTTTTTACATAGAATTCAGACATTCTAAACTCAAAATCCTGACTCTGCTCGCGGGTAGCTAAAACCATAACCtaacccatatatatataattaaggtCGGATTCGAGGATGGTGTTGGTTCTTGGTGATTCAAACTTTATTATGATTCTTCTCTTCAGGGACAAGCAAAAGCAAGCTAATGGCAATATTGTGTCTCTATATATGGCCTATTTAACGATAAAGGGACGggacttttatatatatatatatatatatatagctatTATCTTATTGGTCATTTGAAAATTGATAAGATTAACTACTCCGCAATAAGACAAATTCACCATGACTAGCTTTTTGAGTTTGgatcaaatttcaaaaattctatTGAAACCGAAGAAAAAAGAATCATATTGAGAAAAGTGGCCCAATAAATTTAGTTTTATAACTTTTTGAATGAGAAAATTAATTACCATATGAGAGAGATCTAAATGTGAGTacaacccatatatatatatatatatatattattattttgttaaagGGATAATATATACTTTCGAatgttatttatttgtttttaaaaaatatatatatattattattttgttaaagGGATAATATATACTTTCGAatgttatttatttgtttttaaaaaaaattatatgggTTGTACTCACATTTAGATCTCTCTCATATGGTAATTAATTTCCTCATTCCAAAAGTTATAAAACTAAATTTATTGGGCCACTTTTCTCAATACTAGTACAACGACGCACGCGTTGCGTGCTTGTACaatatgtttttataatttatttgatttatatttaaatgaggatcaaaatatttttataagaaataatgagtggctacattataattttgatatatgaactaaaaaataaattaaaaaagaataaaaaagacccaagcaaaaattgaacctacaacctcatgattaagaaacataggctttatccactaaactacatgtgacttgtttttattttttaacactttattaatatatatagagaGTGGGGGTGAAGGGTATTTtaggtattttaaaaaacagaccAAGAAAGTTACTCTAATCTACTCagccttaataaatagtaagagaTGATTCTTTTTTCTTCGGTTTCAatagaatttttgaaatttgatcCAAACTCAAAAGGCTAGTCATGGTGAATTTGTCTT from Primulina eburnea isolate SZY01 chromosome 6, ASM2296580v1, whole genome shotgun sequence encodes:
- the LOC140834811 gene encoding NAC transcription factor 25-like, whose product is MESPSSSCGQPHLPPGFRFHPTDEELVVHYLKKKAASEPLPASTIIAEVDLYKYDPWELPSKASFGEQEWYFFSPRDRKYPNGARPNRAATSGYWKATGTDKPVFTSKDQIQKVGVKKALVFYCGKPPKGIKTDWIMHEYRLLENNFNVKAPGMPVSSKGSLRLDDWVLCRIFKKNTSSSSTRPVAESEQGDRSNMEDMFVSIPSQTMGVFHNLNPGIVKPSSDHNFVQDDSGKLICYDMLSGIHSNPHIIYTLSASMPDNIISSQYGIGLESNSGIFSRKDQTMHGANQDINNIDNQILDNGNDGSDSSSVSLLNQQSHQNPFPKGWDYASS